A single region of the Mycobacterium avium subsp. avium genome encodes:
- a CDS encoding serine/threonine-protein kinase PknD, with product MSDNGPAAQVGSWFGPYRLVRLLRQGGMGEVYEAEDTRKHRLVALKLISQQFSGNPEFSARLQREADIAGRLTEPHVVPIHDYGEIDGRFFVEMRLVDGIDLGSLLHREGPLAPPRAIAIIRQVAAALDAAHAAGVTHRDVTPGNILVTPSDFAYLADFGIARAASDPGLTQVGTAIGTYYYMAPERFTDDEVTNSVDIYSLACVLTECLTGVPPYRADTVERLVAAHLTKTAPPLSQLRPGGFPPALDRVIAKGMAKRPEDRYRTAGEFAAAAHEALTTSEQRKAATILRDGQIAALGAGAAEQRSTHWPESFAPSPSAETVVGPSPARAGAPSSGLIRAAPTGSGRVYAPGPDFGRPVAPTDNKRKQWIIVGAVALVALVAFVVAFVGYLSTASSGPAKQAGGQSVLPFNGIDFRLSPGGVTLDGAGNVYVTSEGMYGRVVKLAAGSGATTVLPFNGLYQPQGLAVDGAGTVYVADFNNRVLSMAAGSNSQKELPFSGLNYPEGVAVDSQGGVYVADRGNSRVLKLAAGSQNQTVLPFTGLNNPDGVAVDPAGNVYVADTDNNRVVKLDAASNTQSELPFHDLSVPWGIAVDNGGTVYVTEHDKNDVVKYPPGATSGTVLPFTALNTPLAVAVDRDQSVYVADRGDDRVVKLAQ from the coding sequence GTGAGCGATAACGGGCCGGCCGCGCAGGTCGGGTCGTGGTTCGGCCCGTACCGCCTGGTGCGGCTGCTGCGCCAGGGCGGCATGGGCGAGGTGTACGAGGCCGAGGACACCCGCAAGCACCGGCTGGTGGCCCTGAAGCTGATCTCGCAGCAGTTCTCCGGGAACCCCGAGTTCAGCGCGCGGCTGCAGCGCGAGGCCGACATCGCCGGACGGCTGACCGAACCGCACGTGGTGCCGATCCACGACTACGGCGAGATCGACGGGCGGTTCTTCGTGGAGATGCGCCTGGTCGACGGCATCGATCTGGGCTCGCTGCTGCACCGGGAGGGGCCGCTGGCCCCTCCCCGGGCGATCGCCATCATCCGCCAGGTCGCCGCCGCGCTGGACGCCGCGCATGCCGCCGGGGTGACGCACCGCGACGTCACGCCGGGGAACATCCTGGTCACCCCCAGCGACTTCGCCTACCTGGCGGACTTCGGGATCGCGCGGGCCGCCTCCGACCCGGGGCTGACCCAGGTCGGGACGGCGATCGGAACGTACTACTACATGGCTCCGGAGCGGTTCACCGACGACGAGGTCACCAACAGCGTCGACATCTATTCGCTGGCCTGCGTGTTGACCGAGTGCCTGACCGGGGTGCCGCCGTATCGGGCCGACACGGTCGAGCGGCTGGTCGCCGCGCACCTGACGAAGACGGCCCCGCCGCTGAGCCAGCTGCGCCCGGGTGGGTTCCCGCCCGCCCTGGACCGGGTGATCGCCAAGGGCATGGCCAAACGCCCCGAGGATCGCTACCGCACCGCGGGCGAATTCGCCGCCGCCGCGCACGAGGCGCTCACCACGTCCGAGCAGCGCAAGGCCGCCACGATCCTGCGCGACGGCCAGATCGCGGCGCTGGGCGCGGGCGCGGCCGAGCAGCGCTCGACGCACTGGCCGGAGTCGTTCGCCCCGTCGCCGAGCGCGGAGACCGTCGTCGGCCCGTCGCCCGCCCGGGCGGGCGCCCCCAGCTCGGGGCTGATCCGCGCCGCCCCAACGGGTTCCGGCCGCGTGTATGCGCCCGGCCCGGACTTCGGGCGTCCCGTGGCGCCGACCGACAACAAGCGCAAACAGTGGATCATCGTCGGCGCCGTCGCCCTGGTCGCGCTGGTCGCCTTCGTGGTGGCGTTCGTCGGCTACCTGTCCACCGCATCCTCGGGACCCGCGAAGCAGGCCGGCGGCCAAAGTGTGTTGCCCTTCAACGGCATTGACTTCCGCCTCTCCCCGGGCGGCGTGACGCTGGACGGCGCCGGCAACGTCTACGTCACCAGCGAGGGCATGTACGGCCGGGTGGTGAAGCTGGCGGCCGGCTCGGGCGCCACGACGGTACTGCCGTTCAACGGGCTCTACCAGCCGCAGGGGCTGGCCGTCGACGGCGCCGGCACGGTCTACGTCGCCGACTTCAACAACCGGGTGCTCAGCATGGCCGCCGGCTCCAACTCTCAAAAGGAGCTGCCCTTCAGCGGTTTGAACTACCCGGAGGGGGTGGCCGTCGACAGCCAGGGCGGCGTGTACGTCGCCGACCGCGGCAACAGCCGGGTGCTGAAACTGGCGGCGGGATCGCAGAACCAGACGGTGCTGCCGTTCACCGGGCTGAACAACCCGGACGGGGTGGCCGTCGACCCGGCGGGCAACGTCTACGTCGCCGACACCGACAACAACCGGGTGGTGAAGCTCGACGCCGCGTCGAACACCCAGTCGGAGTTGCCCTTTCACGACCTGTCGGTGCCGTGGGGCATCGCGGTGGACAACGGCGGCACCGTCTACGTCACCGAGCACGACAAGAACGACGTCGTGAAGTACCCGCCGGGCGCCACCAGCGGCACCGTGCTGCCGTTCACCGCGCTCAACACGCCGTTGGCGGTGGCGGTGGACAGGGACCAGAGCGTCTACGTCGCCGACCGCGGCGACGACCGGGTGGTCAAGCTGGCGCAGTGA
- the pstS gene encoding phosphate ABC transporter substrate-binding protein PstS, which yields MSFARSGAVLSLLAAAALTLTGCGGDSKSSSGSGAHVDCGGKKVLKDSGSTAQQNAIEQFVYAYVRACPGYTLDYNANGSGAGVTQFLNNQTDLAGSDIPLDPTTGQTDRAAARCNSPAWDLPTVFGPIAVTYHLTGVSGLKLDGPTVAKIFNGAITKWDDPALKAVNPGLNLPSTPIAVIFRSDKSGTTANFQKYLDGASNGAWGKGTSEMFTGGVGQGASGNNGTSALLQNTEGSITYNEWSFAVGKQLSMASIITSAGPDAVPITKESVEKTIAGATFQGQGNDLVLDTSSFYRPTQQGAYPIVLATYEIVCSKYPDAATGSAVKAFMQAAIGPGQDGLDQYGSIPLPGSFTAKLSSAVNAIS from the coding sequence GTGAGTTTCGCTCGATCTGGCGCTGTACTGAGCCTGCTGGCCGCCGCCGCGTTGACGCTGACGGGGTGCGGCGGCGACTCCAAGTCGTCGTCGGGGTCGGGCGCGCACGTGGACTGCGGCGGCAAGAAGGTGCTCAAGGACAGCGGGTCCACCGCCCAGCAGAACGCGATCGAGCAATTCGTCTACGCCTACGTCCGGGCCTGCCCGGGCTACACGCTGGACTACAACGCGAACGGCTCCGGCGCCGGTGTCACGCAGTTCCTCAACAATCAGACCGACCTCGCGGGTTCGGATATCCCGCTGGACCCCACCACCGGCCAGACCGACCGGGCGGCGGCGCGGTGCAATTCGCCCGCCTGGGACCTGCCGACCGTGTTCGGGCCGATCGCGGTGACCTACCACCTCACCGGGGTGAGCGGGCTCAAACTGGACGGGCCGACCGTCGCGAAGATCTTCAACGGCGCCATCACCAAGTGGGACGACCCGGCGCTCAAGGCGGTCAATCCGGGCCTCAACCTGCCGTCGACGCCCATCGCGGTGATCTTCCGCAGCGACAAGTCCGGCACCACCGCCAACTTTCAGAAGTACCTGGACGGGGCGTCCAACGGCGCCTGGGGCAAGGGCACCAGCGAGATGTTCACCGGCGGCGTCGGACAGGGGGCCAGCGGCAACAACGGCACCTCGGCGCTGCTGCAGAACACCGAGGGGTCGATCACCTACAACGAGTGGTCGTTCGCGGTCGGCAAGCAGCTGAGCATGGCGTCGATCATCACCTCGGCGGGGCCGGACGCGGTGCCCATCACCAAGGAGTCCGTCGAGAAGACCATCGCCGGGGCCACCTTTCAGGGGCAGGGCAACGACCTGGTGCTGGACACCTCGTCGTTCTACCGGCCCACCCAGCAGGGCGCGTACCCGATCGTGCTGGCGACCTACGAAATCGTCTGCTCGAAATATCCGGACGCGGCGACGGGGTCCGCGGTGAAGGCGTTCATGCAGGCCGCGATCGGTCCCGGTCAGGACGGTCTGGACCAGTACGGTTCCATCCCGCTGCCGGGTTCGTTCACGGCGAAGCTGTCGAGCGCGGTCAATGCGATTTCCTGA
- a CDS encoding response regulator, translating to MTTAGRAIDILLVEDDPGDELITREAFEHNKLNNRLHVAHDGEEGLNYLYRRGEFADAPRPDLILLDLNLPKYDGRQLLEKIKSDPDLAQIPVVVLTTSSAEEDILKSYKLHANAYVTKPVDLDQFMKAVRQIDEFFVQVVRLPSA from the coding sequence ATGACAACGGCCGGTAGAGCCATCGACATCCTGCTCGTCGAGGACGACCCGGGAGACGAGCTGATCACGCGAGAAGCCTTCGAGCACAACAAACTCAACAACAGGCTGCACGTGGCGCACGACGGCGAGGAGGGCCTCAACTACCTGTACCGGCGCGGTGAGTTCGCCGACGCGCCGCGGCCCGACCTGATCCTGCTGGACCTGAACCTGCCCAAATACGACGGCCGCCAGCTGCTGGAGAAGATCAAGTCCGACCCCGACCTGGCCCAGATCCCGGTCGTGGTGCTCACCACCTCCTCGGCCGAGGAGGACATCCTGAAGAGCTACAAGCTGCACGCCAACGCCTACGTCACCAAACCGGTCGACCTGGACCAGTTCATGAAGGCGGTCCGGCAGATCGACGAGTTCTTCGTTCAGGTGGTGCGGCTGCCCAGCGCCTGA
- a CDS encoding CaiB/BaiF CoA transferase family protein: MPHETPNGKPPKPLDGFRVLDFTQNIAGPMAGQVLADLGAEVIKIEAPIGEAARHITAVLPGRPPLATLFLPHNRGKKSVLADLRDDEAKQRILRLVDTADVVLEGFRPGVMERMGLGPEELQGRNPRLVYARLSAYGGNGPEGSRPGVDLMVAAESGMTTGMPTPTGKPQIIPFQLVDAASGHVLAQAVLAALLNRERHGVADVVRVAMYDVAVSLQASQLTIHLNKPNADHKPSDSASKPKRRKGVGFATQPSDAFKAADGYLVISAYVPKHWDKLCEVIGRPDLRDDERFADQRSRALNYPELTEELEKALAAKTADEWVRLLQAAGLMACHAYTWKQVVGTPLFAENELALQVGEGADAVTVIRTPARYSSFEAASAGWATDPPPALGQHTEEYLGAPQTAS, encoded by the coding sequence ATGCCACACGAGACGCCGAACGGCAAGCCCCCCAAGCCCCTTGACGGATTCCGGGTGCTCGACTTCACCCAGAACATCGCCGGGCCGATGGCCGGTCAGGTGCTGGCCGACCTGGGCGCCGAGGTCATCAAGATCGAGGCGCCGATCGGCGAGGCGGCCCGGCACATCACCGCCGTGCTGCCCGGCCGTCCGCCGCTGGCCACCCTGTTCCTGCCGCACAACCGGGGCAAGAAGTCGGTGCTGGCCGACCTGCGCGACGACGAGGCCAAGCAGCGGATCCTGCGGCTGGTCGACACCGCCGACGTTGTGCTGGAAGGGTTTCGGCCCGGGGTGATGGAACGCATGGGCCTGGGCCCCGAGGAGCTGCAGGGCCGCAATCCCAGACTCGTCTACGCCCGGCTGTCCGCCTACGGCGGCAACGGCCCGGAGGGCAGCCGGCCGGGGGTGGACCTGATGGTGGCCGCCGAGTCGGGCATGACCACCGGGATGCCCACCCCTACCGGCAAACCCCAGATCATCCCGTTCCAGCTGGTCGACGCCGCCAGCGGGCACGTGCTGGCCCAGGCGGTGCTGGCCGCGCTGCTCAACCGGGAGCGGCACGGGGTGGCCGACGTGGTGCGGGTCGCCATGTACGACGTGGCGGTCAGCCTGCAGGCCAGCCAGCTGACCATCCACCTCAACAAGCCGAACGCCGACCACAAGCCGAGCGACTCGGCGTCAAAACCCAAGCGGCGCAAGGGTGTTGGTTTCGCCACCCAGCCGTCGGACGCGTTCAAGGCCGCCGACGGCTACCTGGTGATCAGCGCGTACGTGCCCAAGCACTGGGACAAGCTGTGCGAGGTCATCGGCCGGCCCGACCTGCGCGACGACGAACGGTTCGCCGACCAGCGCTCCCGCGCGCTGAACTACCCCGAGCTGACCGAGGAGCTGGAGAAGGCGCTGGCCGCCAAGACCGCCGACGAATGGGTCCGGCTGCTGCAGGCCGCCGGGCTGATGGCCTGCCACGCCTACACCTGGAAGCAGGTGGTGGGCACCCCGCTGTTCGCCGAGAACGAGCTCGCCCTGCAGGTCGGCGAGGGCGCCGACGCCGTCACGGTAATCCGGACTCCGGCAAGGTATTCCAGCTTCGAGGCCGCGTCGGCCGGCTGGGCCACCGACCCTCCCCCGGCGCTGGGTCAGCACACCGAGGAGTATCTGGGCGCACCGCAGACAGCGTCGTGA
- a CDS encoding class I SAM-dependent methyltransferase has protein sequence MARTDDDTWDLATSVGATATMVAAGRARATRDGLIDDPFAEPLVRAVGVDFFTRWAAGELDAADVDVPGAAWGMQRMTDMITARTRYIDAFFAEAGAAGIRQVVILASGLDARAYRLPWPAGTTVFEIDQPRVLEFKAATIAQLGAEPTAPVRAVAVDLRHDWPSALRQAGFDVGRPAAWAAEGLLGFLPPQAQDRLLDNVTALSADGSQLVAEVFANTGASGDALNAAGEKWRRHGLDVALDDLGFPGERNDPASYLQQLGWQPVRTPLNQMLANNGLPLQSTEPGAPFAQNYYCTAVLNKAG, from the coding sequence ATGGCGCGCACCGACGACGACACCTGGGACCTGGCCACCAGCGTGGGCGCGACCGCCACCATGGTGGCCGCCGGACGGGCCCGGGCCACCCGGGACGGCCTGATCGACGACCCGTTCGCCGAGCCGCTGGTGCGCGCCGTGGGCGTCGACTTCTTCACCCGGTGGGCCGCCGGCGAACTGGACGCCGCCGACGTCGACGTGCCCGGGGCGGCGTGGGGCATGCAGCGCATGACCGACATGATCACCGCCCGCACCCGCTACATCGACGCGTTCTTCGCCGAGGCGGGCGCCGCGGGAATCCGACAGGTGGTGATCCTGGCCTCCGGCCTGGATGCCCGCGCCTACCGGCTGCCCTGGCCGGCCGGCACCACGGTGTTCGAGATCGACCAACCGCGGGTGCTCGAGTTCAAGGCCGCCACCATCGCCCAGCTCGGCGCCGAGCCCACCGCGCCGGTGCGCGCCGTCGCGGTCGACCTGCGCCACGACTGGCCGTCGGCGCTGCGGCAGGCGGGCTTCGACGTCGGGCGCCCCGCCGCCTGGGCCGCCGAGGGGCTCCTCGGCTTCCTGCCGCCGCAGGCCCAGGATCGGTTGCTGGACAACGTCACCGCGCTGTCCGCCGACGGCAGCCAGTTGGTGGCCGAGGTCTTCGCCAACACCGGCGCCAGCGGGGACGCCCTGAATGCGGCCGGCGAAAAGTGGCGGCGGCACGGCCTGGACGTCGCCCTGGACGACCTGGGCTTCCCCGGCGAGCGCAACGACCCGGCCAGCTACCTGCAGCAGCTGGGCTGGCAGCCGGTGCGCACACCGCTGAACCAGATGCTGGCCAACAACGGGCTGCCGCTGCAGTCGACCGAGCCCGGCGCGCCGTTCGCCCAGAATTACTACTGCACCGCGGTGCTGAACAAGGCAGGTTAG